The Geomonas ferrireducens genome includes a window with the following:
- a CDS encoding SDR family NAD(P)-dependent oxidoreductase, which produces MKRQEGLVVMITGATDGLGARVAAGLAELGATVLLHGRNPEKGKRVLEEIGASSGSDRLHYYNADLSSLAEVEALAEEVAADWRGLDVLINNAGLGAGPEPQHRETSADGYELRFAVNYLAPVLLSYRLLPLLRLRGEETGEARIVNVASVAQQAIDFEDVMLEREYDGMRAYSQSKLALIMFSFDLARELAGSPVTVNAMHPASLMDTNMVREWFGTARTTVDEGARYLLRLAVDEEVKGMTGLYFDQGRPERADPQAYDEEARRRLRELTLRWISLHKV; this is translated from the coding sequence ATGAAGAGACAGGAAGGACTGGTTGTAATGATTACCGGCGCCACCGACGGCCTCGGCGCACGTGTCGCCGCCGGTCTCGCCGAACTTGGCGCCACCGTGCTTTTGCACGGCAGAAACCCCGAGAAGGGGAAACGGGTTCTGGAAGAGATCGGGGCGTCCAGCGGCAGCGACCGGCTGCACTACTATAACGCCGATCTCTCTTCGCTCGCCGAGGTGGAGGCCTTAGCGGAGGAGGTCGCGGCAGACTGGCGCGGGCTTGATGTTCTCATCAACAACGCTGGACTCGGCGCCGGGCCTGAGCCGCAGCACCGCGAGACCAGCGCGGACGGCTACGAACTCCGCTTCGCGGTCAACTACCTGGCGCCGGTGCTGCTGAGTTACCGGCTCCTGCCGCTGTTGCGGCTGAGGGGGGAGGAGACCGGGGAGGCGCGCATCGTGAACGTGGCTTCGGTGGCGCAGCAAGCCATCGATTTCGAGGACGTCATGCTCGAGCGTGAGTACGACGGCATGCGCGCCTACAGCCAGAGCAAGCTCGCCCTCATCATGTTCAGCTTCGACCTGGCGCGGGAACTTGCCGGGAGTCCGGTCACGGTCAACGCCATGCACCCGGCCTCGCTCATGGATACCAACATGGTGCGGGAATGGTTCGGGACGGCGCGGACCACGGTGGACGAAGGGGCGCGCTACCTGTTGCGCCTGGCCGTGGATGAAGAGGTGAAGGGGATGACCGGGCTCTACTTCGACCAGGGGCGGCCGGAGCGGGCCGATCCCCAGGCCTACGACGAAGAGGCGCGCCGTCGCCTGCGCGAGCTGACGCTCAGGTGGATCAGCCTGCACAAGGTTTAG
- a CDS encoding ATP-binding protein yields MSAYSVPDCGAARTESTVVLTPQEQQWLKQHPVIKLAPDPDFKPIEFFDENGRYQGASADIIRLLEKKLGITITVVHLKNWDEVMEKFKTHEVDLLGAMVKTPNREKFALFTDTLVTVPGGIFSRVGVLPGQTLAGLKGKRVAVVSNYAAHDILKSRYPEIRLEVVPDVSTALAKTSLGMVDYYVENMANATYYAQESGITNLQLAGRTDFEYRWGMGIRKDWPELQGILNKGLAAIGPEERSEALKKWLFVDDMHWRPTKTFVAMAVAVLLALLLAAAAYANYALKKVVKSRTASLQEELREREKAQLALKELSLQLEDRVRERTAELEREIAERSKTEQAVAASEQRFRDLFQNVADPVYIADADGRIIAANDQAVSEVGFTRAELLERRIEDLDAINDAPEKVAEQFQGFSNAASATFETMHRRKDGSTFPVEVKVRLIDFDGHPAVIGVARNISERRKAENERLRLEQQLLHAQKLESLGVLAGGIAHDFNNILTSIIGNTELALLRLPAQSPALENLQRVEASAVRAADLARQMLAYSGKGKFLIESIDVNRMLQEMGHMLEVAISKRVVLDYQLGEELPAVEVDATQIRQIVMNLVINASEAIGDSGGTITVATSCADCREEYLNDAWLVDPIPAGSYVVIEVTDDGCGMDKATLSRIFDPFFTTKFTGRGLGMAAVLGIIRSHKGAIKVYSEPGRGTTFKVLLPAAAGCAGVSAPEAEAQNWRGEGVVLLVDDEEEIRSTAGELLRELGFEVITARDGCEAVEAYRMRGDIAFVLLDLTMPHMDGEQCFRELRRIDPSAKVIMSSGFSEHEVAKKFAGQGLAGLIQKPYKLSSLRSVIMASRNAAAASPPS; encoded by the coding sequence ATGTCAGCATATTCGGTTCCCGATTGCGGCGCTGCACGCACCGAGAGTACCGTCGTCCTCACCCCCCAGGAACAGCAGTGGCTCAAACAGCATCCGGTCATCAAACTCGCCCCCGACCCCGATTTCAAACCGATCGAGTTCTTCGACGAAAACGGCAGGTACCAAGGGGCCTCAGCCGACATCATCCGCCTCCTCGAGAAAAAACTCGGTATCACCATCACCGTCGTGCACCTGAAGAACTGGGACGAGGTGATGGAGAAGTTCAAGACGCACGAGGTGGACCTCCTGGGCGCCATGGTGAAGACCCCGAACCGGGAGAAATTCGCCCTCTTCACCGACACGCTGGTGACCGTCCCCGGCGGGATCTTCTCCAGGGTCGGCGTGCTCCCGGGACAGACCTTGGCGGGGCTGAAGGGAAAGAGGGTCGCGGTGGTCTCGAACTACGCCGCCCACGACATCCTGAAAAGCAGGTACCCAGAGATCAGGCTTGAGGTGGTGCCGGACGTATCGACCGCCCTCGCCAAGACCTCGCTCGGCATGGTCGACTACTACGTCGAGAACATGGCCAACGCCACCTATTACGCGCAGGAAAGCGGCATCACGAACCTGCAGCTCGCCGGCAGGACCGACTTCGAGTACCGCTGGGGGATGGGGATAAGAAAGGACTGGCCCGAGCTGCAGGGGATCCTCAACAAGGGGCTGGCCGCCATAGGGCCCGAGGAGCGCAGCGAGGCCCTCAAGAAATGGCTCTTCGTCGACGACATGCACTGGCGGCCGACCAAGACCTTCGTGGCGATGGCCGTCGCGGTTCTCCTCGCCCTGCTGCTCGCAGCCGCGGCCTACGCCAACTACGCGCTCAAAAAAGTGGTGAAAAGCCGCACCGCGTCGCTGCAGGAAGAGCTCCGCGAGCGGGAGAAGGCGCAACTGGCGCTGAAGGAACTCTCCCTTCAGCTCGAGGACCGGGTGAGAGAGCGCACCGCAGAACTGGAGCGGGAGATCGCGGAGCGGAGCAAAACCGAGCAGGCGGTGGCGGCAAGCGAGCAGCGTTTCCGGGATCTCTTCCAGAACGTGGCCGACCCGGTCTACATCGCGGACGCCGACGGCCGGATCATCGCCGCCAACGACCAGGCGGTAAGCGAGGTCGGCTTTACCCGCGCGGAACTCCTCGAGCGGCGCATAGAAGACCTCGACGCGATCAACGACGCCCCGGAGAAGGTCGCCGAGCAGTTCCAAGGCTTCTCCAACGCCGCCTCGGCGACCTTTGAGACCATGCACCGCAGAAAGGACGGCTCCACCTTTCCGGTTGAGGTGAAGGTGAGGCTGATCGACTTCGACGGCCATCCCGCCGTAATCGGGGTGGCGCGGAACATCTCGGAACGCAGGAAAGCGGAAAATGAGCGCCTAAGGCTCGAACAGCAGCTCCTGCACGCGCAGAAACTGGAGAGCCTCGGCGTCCTGGCCGGCGGCATCGCGCACGACTTCAACAACATCCTCACCTCCATCATCGGAAACACGGAACTAGCCCTCCTGCGTCTTCCCGCGCAGTCCCCCGCCCTTGAGAACCTGCAGCGCGTCGAGGCCTCCGCCGTTCGCGCCGCCGACCTCGCCCGCCAGATGCTCGCCTACTCCGGCAAGGGGAAGTTCCTCATCGAATCCATCGACGTGAACCGCATGCTGCAGGAGATGGGGCACATGCTGGAGGTCGCCATCTCGAAACGCGTGGTGCTCGACTACCAGCTCGGCGAAGAGCTTCCGGCCGTGGAGGTGGACGCGACGCAGATCAGGCAGATCGTCATGAACCTCGTCATCAACGCCTCGGAGGCGATCGGCGACAGCGGCGGCACGATAACCGTCGCGACTTCCTGCGCCGACTGCAGGGAGGAGTACCTGAACGACGCATGGCTCGTGGACCCGATCCCCGCCGGATCTTACGTGGTCATCGAGGTCACCGACGACGGCTGCGGCATGGACAAGGCGACCCTTTCCCGGATCTTCGACCCCTTCTTCACCACCAAGTTCACCGGCCGCGGGCTAGGGATGGCCGCAGTCCTCGGCATCATCCGCAGTCACAAAGGGGCGATCAAGGTCTACAGCGAACCCGGCCGAGGCACCACGTTCAAGGTGCTTTTACCCGCCGCGGCGGGGTGTGCCGGGGTGAGCGCGCCCGAGGCCGAGGCGCAAAACTGGCGGGGCGAAGGGGTGGTGCTCCTCGTGGACGACGAGGAGGAGATCCGCTCCACCGCCGGGGAGCTCCTGCGCGAACTGGGGTTCGAAGTGATAACGGCACGGGACGGCTGCGAGGCGGTCGAGGCCTACCGGATGCGCGGCGACATCGCCTTCGTGCTTTTGGACCTCACCATGCCCCACATGGACGGGGAGCAATGTTTCCGCGAGCTGCGCCGGATCGATCCATCCGCCAAGGTCATCATGTCGAGCGGCTTCAGCGAGCACGAGGTGGCCAAGAAGTTCGCCGGCCAGGGATTGGCGGGGCTGATCCAGAAGCCGTACAAGCTCTCCTCCCTGCGCAGCGTCATCATGGCGAGCCGGAACGCGGCTGCCGCGTCCCCCCCTTCATGA
- a CDS encoding amino acid ABC transporter permease yields MSHRRFQILFARSKGNHEEIPRFGRAVGVISALFLLALVFSFAFSRLHYGWNWDAVYQYRQKFVSGWLITLAISAASLAASLVIGLAAALSHRSPFLPLRYLGKIYIELIRGTPLLVQILVFFYVVADAFGIGNRYVVGTLTLAFFAGAYISEIIRAGIESVGESQLDSARAIGLTPYQTYRYVVFPQVMRRILPPLAGQFASLIKDSSLLSIIAVNEFTLNAQEVNAFTYSTMESYLPLALGYLALTLPISMLSKYLERRYRYAS; encoded by the coding sequence ATGTCCCACCGCCGCTTCCAGATCCTTTTCGCGCGCAGCAAAGGTAACCACGAGGAGATTCCCCGCTTCGGCCGCGCCGTCGGGGTGATAAGCGCCCTTTTTCTGCTCGCGCTCGTCTTCAGCTTCGCCTTCTCCCGCCTCCACTACGGCTGGAATTGGGATGCCGTGTACCAATACCGGCAGAAGTTCGTCTCCGGCTGGCTCATCACCCTCGCCATCTCCGCCGCATCCCTGGCGGCGAGCCTCGTCATCGGCCTCGCCGCCGCCCTCTCGCACCGCTCCCCATTTCTGCCGCTGCGCTACCTGGGAAAAATCTACATCGAGCTCATCCGCGGCACGCCGCTTCTCGTGCAGATCCTCGTCTTTTTCTACGTGGTGGCAGACGCGTTCGGGATCGGAAACCGCTACGTTGTGGGGACGCTCACCCTCGCCTTCTTCGCCGGGGCCTACATAAGCGAGATCATTCGGGCCGGGATCGAAAGTGTCGGGGAGTCGCAGCTCGATTCCGCCCGGGCCATCGGGCTCACCCCGTACCAGACCTACCGCTACGTCGTCTTTCCCCAGGTGATGCGCAGGATCCTCCCGCCGCTTGCGGGACAGTTCGCCTCCCTGATCAAGGACTCGTCGCTTCTGTCGATCATCGCCGTCAACGAGTTCACCCTGAACGCCCAGGAGGTGAACGCCTTCACCTACTCGACCATGGAAAGCTACCTCCCCCTCGCGCTCGGCTACCTGGCCCTCACCCTTCCGATCTCCATGCTGAGCAAGTACCTGGAGAGGAGGTACCGCTATGCGTCTTAG
- a CDS encoding VOC family protein has protein sequence MLKPIPEGFHSVTPMFMFRECRKAIDFYKNAFGAIERYAMPTPDGRGIMHAELLVGDSILMMGDEQPQCKSAESMGASPISFYLYVDNVDAAFRRAVEAGATVQMEVQEMFWGDRAGSLRDPFGYSWMLATHTRDLAPEEIRAGAEAAFAEASKS, from the coding sequence ATGCTGAAACCGATACCGGAAGGATTCCACAGCGTCACCCCCATGTTCATGTTCAGGGAGTGCCGCAAGGCGATAGATTTCTACAAAAACGCGTTCGGCGCCATCGAGCGCTACGCCATGCCGACACCGGACGGCCGGGGCATCATGCACGCCGAGCTCCTCGTCGGCGATTCCATCCTCATGATGGGAGACGAGCAGCCGCAGTGCAAGAGCGCGGAAAGCATGGGCGCCTCGCCCATCAGCTTCTACCTCTACGTTGACAACGTCGACGCCGCCTTTCGGCGCGCCGTAGAGGCCGGGGCGACGGTGCAGATGGAGGTGCAGGAGATGTTCTGGGGCGACCGGGCAGGTTCCCTGCGCGACCCCTTCGGCTACAGCTGGATGCTGGCAACCCACACCAGGGACCTGGCCCCGGAGGAGATCCGCGCAGGGGCCGAGGCTGCCTTCGCCGAAGCATCCAAGAGCTGA
- a CDS encoding CHASE domain-containing protein: protein MPNANIYAQEKSPIAPITPWGRIITFLPYLVMTLSLLMTWFFWRQYDHSLNVRSQTIFSDRIQEITERFFTKLVDDEQILRGAAGLYNASEDVTRDEWHRYAQSLSLESNYPGLQGLGFTEVVYPNGRERHIRRIRKEGFTSYKMWPEGERPFYTAIIYLEPFDWRNQRAFGFDMFSEPVRREAMEQARDRGEAAVTSPVVLVQETEKDTQKGILMYMPVYRQGAAIATVAQRREALKGFVYSPIRILDFMSANFPKGGNDIGFRIFTEKSENPGALLFDSTAAWKTKVPRDYRSDLTASLTMHRFGRDWLFSFHSLPAFALEQGRGQSRGYLAGGLTVSLLLTVIAFMLRSAHASAIAAAQAINESRERYRKISEDSPAYISTILPDGTITYANPALAAGSGMTQAEMIGKNFLNFLLPESREQVRRALNATSPENPTCTTEQALNGPDGSVSWHQWTNRALFDEQGRVTAFQAVGQNITDRKRAEEERTRLEQQMVHAQKMESLGVLAGGVAHDFNNILMAIIGNVDLSLMALPADSPVVTNLNRIQQAAMRAADLAKQMLAYSGKGRFLVGPVDLNRVVKDLEHILEGSLSDRTGLELELHMPLPNIEADVTQIQQILMNLVMNASEAIGDGRGEIGITTGVLEMDHTSLKDVLLGEHMEEGSYVFLEVRDNGCGMEREMVAKIFDPFFTTKFTGRGLGLAAVHGIVRGHKGGIKVYSEPGRGSVFKVLFPQADATGEEKGAPSPAADVWQGEGKVLLVDDEEAVRSIASALLRELGYTPLLAESGEEALAIYRDTEGIKAVLLDLTMPHMDGEACFRALRLMDPEVKVIMSSGFSEHDVVEKINGGLAGFIQKPYTLGTLRAVMKKV, encoded by the coding sequence ATGCCGAACGCAAACATTTACGCACAAGAAAAATCCCCCATCGCGCCCATCACCCCCTGGGGAAGGATCATCACTTTCCTCCCCTATCTCGTCATGACCCTCTCCCTCTTGATGACCTGGTTCTTCTGGCGCCAGTACGACCACAGCCTCAACGTACGCAGCCAGACCATCTTCAGCGACCGGATCCAGGAGATCACCGAGCGCTTTTTCACCAAGCTCGTGGACGACGAGCAGATACTGCGCGGCGCGGCCGGGCTTTACAACGCAAGTGAAGACGTGACACGCGACGAGTGGCACCGCTACGCGCAGTCGCTTTCTCTCGAGAGCAACTACCCGGGGCTGCAGGGGCTCGGTTTCACCGAGGTGGTGTACCCAAACGGGAGGGAGCGCCACATCCGCCGCATACGCAAGGAAGGCTTCACCTCCTACAAGATGTGGCCCGAGGGCGAGCGCCCCTTCTACACCGCGATCATCTACCTCGAGCCCTTCGACTGGCGCAACCAGCGCGCCTTCGGCTTCGACATGTTCTCCGAGCCGGTACGGCGCGAGGCGATGGAGCAGGCCCGCGACCGCGGGGAGGCCGCAGTGACCAGTCCCGTCGTCCTGGTTCAGGAGACCGAGAAAGACACCCAGAAAGGGATCCTGATGTACATGCCGGTCTACCGTCAGGGCGCAGCAATCGCCACGGTCGCGCAGCGGCGCGAGGCCCTGAAAGGTTTCGTCTACAGCCCGATCAGGATCCTCGACTTCATGTCGGCGAACTTCCCCAAGGGGGGCAACGACATCGGCTTCCGGATCTTCACGGAAAAAAGCGAAAACCCGGGCGCGCTGCTCTTCGACAGCACCGCCGCCTGGAAAACGAAGGTGCCGCGCGATTACCGCAGCGATCTCACGGCCTCGCTCACCATGCACCGCTTCGGCCGCGACTGGCTCTTTTCCTTCCACTCCCTCCCCGCCTTCGCCCTTGAGCAAGGGAGGGGGCAGTCCCGCGGTTACCTGGCGGGAGGTTTGACGGTGAGCCTCCTTCTCACCGTGATCGCCTTCATGTTGCGCTCCGCCCATGCAAGCGCCATCGCCGCGGCGCAAGCCATCAACGAAAGCCGCGAGCGGTACCGCAAGATCTCCGAGGACAGCCCCGCCTACATAAGCACCATCCTTCCCGACGGCACCATCACCTACGCTAACCCGGCACTAGCCGCCGGCTCCGGCATGACGCAGGCGGAAATGATCGGGAAGAACTTCCTGAACTTCCTGCTGCCGGAGTCGCGCGAACAGGTGCGCCGGGCCCTGAACGCCACTTCGCCGGAAAACCCCACCTGCACCACGGAACAGGCCCTGAACGGTCCCGACGGGAGCGTCAGCTGGCACCAGTGGACCAACCGGGCCCTCTTCGACGAGCAGGGAAGGGTCACCGCGTTCCAGGCGGTGGGGCAGAACATCACCGATCGAAAGCGCGCCGAGGAGGAGCGGACGCGCCTGGAACAGCAGATGGTGCACGCACAGAAGATGGAGAGCCTCGGCGTTCTGGCAGGCGGGGTCGCCCACGACTTCAACAACATCCTCATGGCCATCATCGGCAACGTCGACCTCTCCCTCATGGCGCTTCCCGCCGACTCGCCGGTGGTCACGAACCTGAACCGGATCCAGCAGGCGGCAATGAGGGCCGCCGACCTCGCAAAACAGATGCTCGCCTACTCCGGCAAGGGGAGGTTCTTGGTCGGCCCCGTGGACCTGAACCGGGTCGTGAAGGACCTCGAGCACATCCTCGAAGGGTCGCTCTCGGACCGCACCGGCCTCGAACTGGAACTGCACATGCCGCTTCCCAACATCGAGGCGGACGTCACGCAGATCCAGCAGATCCTGATGAACCTCGTCATGAACGCCTCCGAAGCGATCGGCGACGGGCGCGGCGAAATCGGCATCACGACTGGGGTGTTGGAAATGGACCACACGAGCCTTAAGGACGTGCTGCTCGGCGAGCACATGGAAGAAGGGAGCTACGTTTTCCTGGAGGTGCGCGACAACGGCTGCGGCATGGAAAGGGAAATGGTTGCCAAGATCTTCGACCCCTTCTTCACCACGAAGTTCACCGGGCGCGGCTTAGGCCTCGCCGCGGTGCACGGCATCGTGCGCGGACACAAGGGGGGGATCAAGGTCTACAGCGAACCGGGCAGGGGGAGCGTCTTCAAGGTCCTCTTCCCGCAAGCCGACGCGACGGGCGAGGAGAAGGGCGCGCCCTCCCCCGCCGCGGACGTCTGGCAGGGGGAGGGCAAGGTGCTGCTCGTGGACGACGAGGAGGCGGTGCGCTCGATCGCCTCGGCGCTTTTGCGCGAGCTCGGCTACACGCCGCTTCTGGCCGAAAGCGGCGAGGAGGCGCTCGCCATTTACCGCGACACAGAAGGGATAAAGGCCGTCTTACTCGACCTCACCATGCCGCACATGGACGGCGAGGCATGCTTTCGCGCGCTGCGGCTCATGGACCCGGAGGTGAAGGTGATCATGTCCAGCGGCTTCAGCGAGCACGACGTGGTCGAAAAAATCAACGGCGGCCTTGCCGGTTTCATCCAGAAACCGTACACGCTCGGGACGCTCAGGGCCGTCATGAAAAAGGTGTGA
- a CDS encoding lipase maturation factor family protein produces MNDDGYWIIRILLQRGLALIYLMGFLAALNQFRPLCGDHGLEPARYFMRLVPFRDAPSIFHFLPGDRSYLLFSILGIFLSLLALGGMTDAFGILPSMLSWFLLWAIYLSFVNIGQTFYAFGWESLLLEAGFLAIFLGPSNTEPGWQVIWLYRWLAFRVMFGAGMIKIRGDNCWRDLTCLDYHFETQPMPNPLSRLFHRLPPSVHKAGVLFNHLAELILPPFFFAPQPVAAAASTGSLLFLGSIIVSGNFAWLNWLTAVICLSPLDGTLIAQLFSLTAPPMVPQAPLFTALTWGLCILVALRSVEPVVNLFSRSQIMNTSFDPFHLVNTYGAFGSITKERYEIVIEGTEEDAAGVDANWRAYEFKGKPGDPRRIPPVVAPYHMRLDWLMWFEAMPGQAGHSRWFVQLVIRLLEGDAATLRLLRGNPFPERPPRYIRALYYRYRFGRKQWWDRELVGEYMVPVSLEHPVLKLVRERYRNGDR; encoded by the coding sequence ATGAACGACGACGGCTACTGGATCATCCGGATTCTTCTGCAAAGGGGGCTTGCCCTCATCTACCTGATGGGCTTTCTCGCCGCGCTGAACCAGTTCCGCCCCCTTTGCGGCGACCACGGGCTCGAGCCGGCCCGCTACTTCATGCGGCTCGTCCCCTTCCGGGACGCCCCGAGCATCTTCCACTTCCTGCCGGGGGACCGCTCCTACCTCCTCTTTTCCATCCTCGGGATCTTCCTGTCGCTTCTGGCACTCGGCGGAATGACCGACGCCTTCGGCATCCTCCCTTCCATGCTTTCCTGGTTCCTGCTCTGGGCCATCTACCTGTCCTTCGTGAACATCGGCCAGACCTTCTACGCCTTCGGCTGGGAGTCGCTCCTTCTGGAGGCGGGCTTTCTCGCCATCTTCCTCGGCCCTTCCAATACCGAGCCGGGGTGGCAGGTGATCTGGCTCTACCGCTGGCTCGCCTTCCGCGTCATGTTCGGCGCGGGGATGATCAAGATCAGGGGGGACAACTGCTGGCGCGACCTCACCTGCCTTGACTACCACTTCGAGACGCAGCCCATGCCGAACCCGCTCAGCCGCCTCTTCCACCGCCTTCCCCCTTCGGTGCACAAGGCAGGGGTCCTCTTCAACCACCTGGCCGAACTCATCCTCCCTCCCTTTTTCTTCGCGCCCCAGCCGGTCGCCGCGGCCGCCTCGACCGGTTCGCTCCTTTTTCTCGGCTCCATCATCGTGAGCGGCAACTTCGCCTGGCTCAACTGGCTCACCGCCGTCATCTGCCTGAGCCCGCTGGACGGCACGCTCATCGCCCAGCTTTTCTCCCTGACGGCGCCCCCGATGGTTCCCCAGGCGCCGCTTTTCACCGCCCTCACCTGGGGGCTTTGCATCCTGGTGGCGCTGCGCAGCGTGGAGCCGGTAGTGAACCTCTTCTCCCGCTCGCAGATCATGAACACCTCCTTCGATCCCTTCCACCTGGTGAACACCTACGGGGCCTTCGGCAGCATCACGAAGGAGCGCTACGAGATCGTCATCGAGGGGACAGAGGAGGACGCGGCGGGGGTCGACGCGAACTGGCGCGCCTACGAGTTCAAGGGGAAACCGGGGGACCCGCGCCGCATCCCACCCGTCGTCGCGCCGTACCACATGCGCCTGGACTGGCTGATGTGGTTCGAGGCGATGCCCGGGCAGGCGGGACACTCACGCTGGTTCGTGCAGTTGGTGATCAGGCTTTTGGAGGGGGACGCCGCAACGCTTAGGCTCCTGCGGGGAAATCCCTTCCCGGAACGGCCGCCGCGCTACATCCGCGCGCTTTACTACCGTTACCGCTTCGGCAGGAAGCAATGGTGGGACCGTGAACTGGTCGGTGAATACATGGTGCCCGTTTCCCTGGAGCACCCGGTACTAAAACTGGTGCGTGAGCGCTACCGGAACGGGGATCGCTGA
- a CDS encoding cytochrome P460 family protein, giving the protein MRKAIFACVSLLSMAIPVLAGPTPVAPNGISLYPDYISWRVVAPSYREDKGHIRVITGNETAVAALRAGVKPLPDGSVLAKVAWKAVKHPSFPMATEAGEFVQVEFMVKDAKKYKETGGWGFARFVGKDLKPYGKDASFVNECFGCHTPVAGNDYLFTRMAVTP; this is encoded by the coding sequence ATGAGGAAAGCGATTTTTGCCTGTGTCAGTCTGCTGTCCATGGCGATCCCCGTGCTTGCCGGCCCCACCCCGGTCGCTCCCAACGGCATCTCCCTCTACCCGGATTACATCTCCTGGAGGGTGGTCGCTCCGTCGTATCGGGAGGACAAGGGGCACATCCGTGTCATCACCGGAAACGAGACCGCCGTTGCGGCACTGCGGGCCGGGGTGAAGCCTCTTCCAGACGGCAGCGTGCTCGCCAAGGTGGCCTGGAAGGCGGTGAAACACCCGTCATTTCCCATGGCGACCGAGGCCGGGGAGTTCGTGCAGGTCGAGTTCATGGTGAAGGATGCGAAGAAGTACAAGGAGACGGGAGGGTGGGGCTTCGCCAGGTTCGTCGGCAAGGATCTGAAGCCGTACGGTAAGGATGCGTCGTTCGTGAACGAGTGCTTCGGCTGTCATACGCCGGTGGCGGGGAACGATTACCTCTTTACCAGGATGGCCGTGACACCCTGA
- a CDS encoding transporter substrate-binding domain-containing protein, producing MSRAIGFLSIAAFILLFSAASPAFASKTLVVGMELAYPPFEMTDASGRPDGVSVQLARELGKALGRPVEIRNIAFDGLIPALKTGKIDLIISSMTATAERARSIDFSDPYLSTGLCLLVGKDAQVASIADLDQSGRTVAVKKGTTGHVYAAAHLKKASLLVLDKEAAAVLEVVQGKADAFIYDQMSTFRNYQRNPETTRAILKPFQTESWAIGMRKGNGALKAQVNRFLADFRRSGGFERLGDRYLKEEKESFRRMGYPFFF from the coding sequence TTGTCCAGAGCAATCGGCTTTTTGAGCATCGCTGCCTTTATTCTTCTGTTCTCCGCCGCGTCCCCGGCGTTTGCTTCGAAAACGCTCGTGGTCGGCATGGAACTAGCCTACCCTCCATTCGAGATGACCGACGCAAGCGGCCGCCCGGACGGGGTAAGCGTGCAGCTCGCGCGGGAACTCGGCAAGGCGCTCGGGCGCCCGGTGGAGATCAGGAACATCGCCTTCGACGGGCTGATCCCCGCGCTCAAAACTGGGAAGATCGACCTCATCATCTCCTCCATGACCGCCACCGCCGAGCGGGCGCGCTCCATCGACTTTTCCGATCCCTACTTGAGCACCGGCCTCTGCCTTCTGGTGGGGAAGGATGCACAGGTCGCCTCGATAGCCGACCTCGACCAGTCCGGGCGCACCGTCGCGGTGAAAAAGGGGACCACCGGTCACGTCTACGCCGCCGCGCACCTGAAAAAGGCGAGCCTCCTGGTCCTCGACAAGGAGGCTGCCGCGGTCCTCGAAGTCGTACAGGGGAAGGCCGACGCCTTCATCTACGACCAGATGTCCACCTTCCGCAACTACCAGAGAAACCCCGAGACGACGCGCGCGATCCTGAAGCCCTTCCAGACCGAATCGTGGGCCATAGGGATGCGCAAGGGAAACGGCGCGCTGAAAGCGCAGGTGAACCGCTTCCTCGCCGACTTCCGGCGCTCCGGCGGCTTTGAGAGGCTGGGCGATCGCTACCTGAAGGAGGAGAAGGAGAGCTTCCGCAGGATGGGCTACCCCTTCTTCTTCTGA
- a CDS encoding phosphate-starvation-inducible PsiE family protein — protein MWRENTVDLKLARFYEMSTRVVLTFLIVTILLAILAGVGCTLYDLRLVFEVEFHAAFKQIMVDLLTVLAVIEVLRTALAYSTEGRVKVTYIIDTVIVTVLTEVMAFWYKDIEWQEVAMTIALVLSLAFTRIVAVRFSPAAARREL, from the coding sequence ATGTGGAGAGAAAACACGGTGGATTTAAAGCTCGCGCGTTTCTACGAGATGTCGACGCGCGTGGTGCTGACCTTTCTGATCGTCACCATCCTGCTCGCCATCCTGGCCGGTGTGGGATGCACGCTGTACGACCTGCGCCTTGTCTTCGAGGTGGAGTTTCACGCCGCCTTCAAGCAGATCATGGTGGACCTTCTGACCGTGCTCGCCGTGATCGAGGTGCTGCGTACCGCCCTCGCCTATTCCACGGAGGGGCGCGTCAAGGTCACCTACATCATCGACACGGTCATCGTCACCGTGCTGACCGAGGTGATGGCCTTCTGGTACAAGGATATCGAGTGGCAGGAGGTGGCGATGACCATCGCGCTGGTGCTTTCGCTCGCCTTCACGCGCATCGTCGCGGTACGCTTTTCCCCCGCGGCGGCGCGCAGGGAGCTGTAG